From Cannabis sativa cultivar Pink pepper isolate KNU-18-1 chromosome 8, ASM2916894v1, whole genome shotgun sequence, a single genomic window includes:
- the LOC115700466 gene encoding zinc-finger homeodomain protein 9 translates to MEITPTITTTTATNTGSTKSPEAESETPTRIQPIKPISISNGVLKRHNPHHHHHHHHHLPAPAAVSSPTAVVSYRECLKNHAATLGGHALDGCGEYMPSPTAISTDPTSLKCAACGCHRNYHRREPDEQALLLPHHHHPTTTTTHVIEYQPHHRHHPPPPPQPHHGGGNRSPNSASPPPISSSYYPSAPHMLLALSTGLSGPGGAQENAGVVGGGGGMITPNSNSSRKRFRTKFSQEQKEKMYEFAERVGWKMQKRDEDIVMEFCNDVGVDKGVLKVWMHNNKNTLGKKDINGGGASTGGRSNNNNNNTNLNLLEQNHNNGGSSNKTNSENDNNNNNNVQNLNHYKDDDDDGGVHVATNGSSSTS, encoded by the coding sequence ATGGAAATAACCCCTACAATTACAACCACCACAGCTACTAACACTGGTAGTACGAAATCCCCAGAAGCCGAGAGCGAAACTCCGACAAGGATCCAACCCATTAAGCCAATCTCCATTAGTAACGGTGTACTCAAACGCCACAACCCACATCACcaccatcaccaccaccaccacttaCCGGCGCCGGCCGCAGTATCATCTCCAACAGCAGTTGTTTCGTACAGAGAATGTCTCAAAAACCACGCCGCCACTTTGGGTGGTCATGCCCTAGATGGCTGCGGCGAGTACATGCCTTCACCTACAGCTATATCAACAGACCCAACATCGCTAAAATGCGCCGCCTGTGGTTGCCACCGAAATTATCATCGCCGGGAGCCAGATGAGCAAGCTTTATTGTtacctcatcatcatcatccaacaacaacaacaacccatGTCATCGAGTACCAGCCTCACCATCGTCACCATCCTCCTCCACCACCTCAGCCACACCACGGCGGTGGAAATCGAAGCCCCAATTCGGCTTCTCCTCCGCCGATCTCATCTTCTTACTACCCATCTGCACCTCACATGCTGTTAGCTCTATCGACCGGGCTATCGGGTCCGGGCGGAGCCCAAGAGAACGCGGGTGTCGTCGGCGGTGGCGGTGGGATGATCACACCGAACTCTAATAGTTCCCGTAAAAGGTTCAGAACTAAGTTCAGTCAAGAACAGAAAGAGAAGATGTACGAATTCGCTGAGCGAGTTGGTTGGAAGATGCAGAAGAGAGATGAAGACATTGTTATGGAGTTTTGTAATGATGTTGGTGTTGATAAAGGGGTTCTTAAAGTCTGGATGCATAATAACAAGAACACACTTGGGAAAAAAGATATTAATGGCGGAGGAGCCAGTACAGGTGGAagaagcaacaacaacaacaacaatactaATCTTAATCTTCTTGAGCAAAACCATAACAATGGCGGTAGCAGCAACAAAACCAACAGTGAGaacgacaacaacaacaacaacaatgttCAGAATCTCAACCATTataaagatgatgatgatgatggtggaGTTCATGTAGCAACTAATGGTTCATCTTCTACTTCTTGA